A genomic region of Zea mays cultivar B73 chromosome 6, Zm-B73-REFERENCE-NAM-5.0, whole genome shotgun sequence contains the following coding sequences:
- the LOC100274605 gene encoding uncharacterized LOC100274605, whose amino-acid sequence MRIIRGVLVLWVIIFFSFYRFLFCSLSGQPVDGWESSSLESLEDELGCEGAFACYCEQLGYDSF is encoded by the coding sequence ATGAGAATAATACGTGGTGTTCTGGTTTTGTGGGTTattattttcttctctttctaTCGTTTTCTGTTCTGTTCCTTGAGTGGCCAGCCAGTCGATGGATGGGAATCCTCTAGTTTAGAGAGTTTAGAGGATGAACTAGGGTGTGAAGGAGCTTTTGCTTGCTATTGTGAACAACTGGGATATGATAGCTTTTGA